One Pyrus communis chromosome 4, drPyrComm1.1, whole genome shotgun sequence genomic region harbors:
- the LOC137732862 gene encoding secreted RxLR effector protein 161-like yields MEQSKKGILPMGHGIHLSKSMGPKTPEEIRHMNMIPYASAIGSLMYAMICTRPDIAYAVSITSRYQSNPGSEHWAAVKTVLKYLRRTKDMFLIYGGAIELRVEGYTDADFQSDVDDRSSNSGYVFTLNGGAVSWKSKKQSVIADSTTKAEYVAAAEAGKEAFWMKKFITELGVVPTITSPVTLYCDNSGAITQAKEPRAHQKNKHFDRRFNIIRRYAAEGKVNILKVASANNVADPLTKPMSQIQLDRHMEKMGIRYMGRWL; encoded by the coding sequence ATGGAGCAATCTAAGAAAGGTATTCTTCCTATGGGACATGGAATTCATCTTTCTAAGTCCATGGGACCTAAGACTCCTGAAGAGATAcggcatatgaatatgattccttatgcttccgccataggaagtcttatgtatgccatgatatgcacaaggccTGATATCGCATATGCTGTGAGCATTACTAGTCGATATCAATCTAACCCAGGATCAGAACACTGGGCAGCTGTCAAGACGgtccttaagtacttaagaagaACTAAGGACATGTTCCTCATTTATGGAGGAGCGATAGAGTTGCGAGTGGAAGGCTATACAGACGCAGATTTCCAATCTGACGTCGATGATAGAAGTTCCAACTCCGGATATGTATTCACTCTGAATGGTGGGGCTGTcagctggaaaagcaagaaacaaagtgtaatTGCTGATTCCACGACAAAGGCTGAATATGTCGCTGCAGCTGAAGCCGGCAAAGAAGCGTTCTGGATGAAGAAGTTCATCACTGAACTTGGAGTGGTTCCAACCATTACATCACCAGTAactttgtactgtgataatagtGGGGCGATAACTCAAGCCAAGGAACCCAGGGCACATCAAAAGAACAAGCATTTTGATAGGCGCTTTAATATCATTAGAAGATATGCTGCCGAGGGGAAAGTTAACATCCTCAAAGTTGCTTCAGCCAATAACGTAGCAGATCCACTAACGAagccaatgtctcaaatccaacttgaccgtcatatggaaaagatgggtattagatacatgggaagatggctttga